A window of Epinephelus fuscoguttatus linkage group LG24, E.fuscoguttatus.final_Chr_v1 contains these coding sequences:
- the arl4ca gene encoding ADP-ribosylation factor-like 4Ca, whose amino-acid sequence MGNSFSNLGAFQSLHIVMLGLDSAGKTTVLYRLKFNEFVNTVPTIGFNTERIRLGGAGASRGISCHFWDVGGQEKLRPLWKPYSRCTDGIVYVVDSVDAERLEEARTELHKITRFAENQGTPLLVIANKQDLPRALDVGEIERQLALAELSPSTPYHVQPACAIIGEGLDEGMDKLYEMIVKRRKSLKQKKKRQ is encoded by the coding sequence ATGGGGAACAGTTTCTCCAATTTGGGTGCCTTCCAGTCCCTGCACATAGTCATGCTCGGCTTGGACTCTGCGGGTAAAACCACCGTGCTGTACCGGCTGAAATTCAACGAGTTCGTCAACACGGTGCCCACCATCGGCTTCAACACGGAGAGGATCCGGCTGGGCGGCGCGGGGGCCTCCAGGGGCATCAGCTGCCACTTCTGGGACGTCGGGGGCCAGGAGAAGCTGCGGCCCCTGTGGAAGCCCTACAGCCGCTGCACGGACGGCATCGTGTACGTGGTGGACTCCGTGGACGCCGAGAGGCTGGAGGAGGCCCGGACCGAGCTGCACAAGATCACCCGGTTCGCGGAGAACCAGGGGACCCCGCTGCTCGTCATCGCCAACAAGCAGGACCTGCCCCGGGCGCTGGATGTCGGGGAGATAGAGAGGCAGCTGGCTCTGGCTGAGCTCAGCCCCTCCACCCCGTACCACGTCCAGCCGGCCTGCGCCATCATCGGAGAGGGGCTGGATGAGGGCATGGACAAGCTGTATGAGATGAtagtgaagaggaggaagtcactgaagcagaagaagaagaggcagtga